From Coffea arabica cultivar ET-39 chromosome 2e, Coffea Arabica ET-39 HiFi, whole genome shotgun sequence, the proteins below share one genomic window:
- the LOC113732443 gene encoding peter Pan-like protein: MARFRNKKRKVFVKPVAKKQPSVDHVTGEKIPKSFVFSRGKLPGPLRQLQMDLRKLMLPFTALKLKEKKRNNLKDFLNVAGPMGVTHFLILSKTESAPYMRVARTPQGPTITFKIQEYSLASDIAQSQLRPRCPQDLFKNSPLIVLSGFGTGEQHLKLTTIMFQNIFPAIDINTVKLSSCQRIVLLNYNKDTKLIDFRHYSIRLQPVGVSGRIRKFVQNHQVPDLRTLQDVSDFVTKAGYGSESEADDEAATVSLAADLGRANRVSTKSAVKLQEIGPRMTLQLMKIEEGLCSGVVIFSEYGNSNAKEKQDKKERKEGEDGDDEDDDEDSKEEEDDDDETGDFNEEEE; the protein is encoded by the exons ATGGCTCGTTTCCGGAAT AAAAAGAGGAAGGTGTTTGTGAAGCCGGTTGCGAAGAAGCAGCCAAGTGTGGATCATGTAACTGGAGAAAAGATTCCCAAAAGCTTCGTGTTTTCAAGGGGAAAATTGCCTGGTCCTCTCAGACAGCTGCAAATGGACTTGAGAAAGTTGATGCTTCCTTTCACTGCTCTCAAGCTCAAA GAGAAGAAGCGAAATAATCTCAAAGACTTTTTGAATGTTGCCGGGCCTATGGGTGTCACTCATTTCCTTATCCTATCAAAAACGGAGTCTGCACCATACATGAGGGTTGCTAGAACACCCCAGGGCCCTACTATCACATTCAAGATACAGGAATACTCATTGGCATCTGATATTGCGCAATCTCAGCTGCGCCCAAGATGCCCTCAAGATCTTTTCAAGAATTCACCCTTG ATTGTGCTTTCTGGTTTTGGTACTGGAGAGCAGCATCTAAAGCTTACAACTATCATGTTCCAGAATATCTTTCCTGCTATTGACATAAACACT GTCAAACTTTCCTCTTGCCAAAGAATTGTGTTGCTTAATTACAATAAAGACACGAAGCTTATTGATTTCCGCCATTACTCAATCAGATTACAACCTGTTGGCGTCTCGGGCAGAATTAGAAAATTTGTACAGAATCATCAAGTGCCTGATTTAAGAACTCTTCAAGATGTGAGCGATTTTGTGACAAa GGCTGGTTATGGGTCAGAAAGTGAAGCAGATGATGAAGCTGCAACTGTTAGCCTGGCAGCAGATCTTGGTAGAGCAAATCGGGTGTCTACAAAAAGTGCTGTGAAGCTCCAAGAGATTGGGCCTCGTATGACACTTCAGCTCATGAAAATTGAGGAAGGATTATGTTCTGGTGTAGTCATATTCAGTGAATATG GAAATAGTAATGCAAAAGAGAAGCAGgataagaaagaaagaaaagaaggagaaGATGGTGACGATGAAGACGATGATGAAGAcagcaaagaagaagaagacgatGATGATGAGACCGGAGACttcaatgaagaagaagaatag